A genomic region of Mugil cephalus isolate CIBA_MC_2020 chromosome 5, CIBA_Mcephalus_1.1, whole genome shotgun sequence contains the following coding sequences:
- the slc44a1b gene encoding choline transporter-like protein 1 isoform X1 — MDPKRLSSGSQQQVRLRLKRTKREWRPLEDRSCTDLPWFLLFTVFCVGMGSICSFTVATGGASRLVFGYDSYGNTCGQRNEQIEGVRLSGLDHTDRKFVFFLDPCNIDIVQRKIKSMALCVSLCPTEELKTYQDLKRFAMSNGSELCSYELAGHKYPGLPERFSKCPKLPVPPSKPLPVFNRCTPVDVSCYARFAEAVVTFVGDNGVLHRLIAGVAASKDVIIGLCVLALVLSMILMVIIRYISAVLVWILTALVVLGSLAGTSVLWWLYVDHRLYGNDTSSKGKEEAKEEVDIRRDSGQALLVYAAAATVFTVILLLLMLFMRKRVALTIALFHVAGKVFIHLPLLTLQPFITFLALLLFWLYWVLVLLFLGTTGNPIQNEETGLTEFRLTGPLQYLTWYHAVGLVWISEFILACQQMTVAGAVVTYYFTRDKNRLPVTPILSSVLRLVRYHLGTVAKGSFIITLVKIPRLILMYVHNQLKGKENACARCLLKTCICCLWCLEKCLNYLNQNAYAATAINSTSFCTSARDAFVILVENALRVATINAVGDFVLFLGKILIVTSTAFAGVLLLNYQRDYAEWLLPLIIVCLFSFLVAHCFLSIFEIVVDVLFLCFAIDTKYNDGTPGKEFFMDKALMEFVESSRRLERAVERGRSRVKEVVSEGAEMKPMVSDSSSGGGASRRRSSLQEAALGVGPEVGGGEWEELQEFQVYYLLVGVLVDWVLTEQSDFVLCLSEDVVLFLCVYLPTSTLFLFVSLLHTPSPAPSTTPAIKPTAVTAKH, encoded by the exons aggacAAAGAGAGAATGGAGACCGCTGGAGGACCGGAGCTGCACCGACCTGCCCTGGTTTCTGCTCTTCACCGTCTTCTGCGTCGGCATG GGCAGTATCTGCAGCTTCACCGTTGCCACAGGCGGAGCCTCTCGCCTCGTCTTCGGGTACGACAGCTACGGCAACACGTGTGGTCAACGCAACGAGCAGATCGAAGGCGTCCGGCTGAGCGGCCTCGACCACACCGACAGGAA GTTCGTCTTCTTCTTGGATCCCTGCAACATCGACATTGTCCAGAGGAAAATCAAGTCCATGGccctgtgtgtgtccctgtgtcccaccGAGGAGCTCAAGACCTACCAGGACCTCAAGAGGTTCGCCATGTCCAACG GCTCTGAACTTTGTTCCTACGAGTTAGCAGGTCACAAATATCCTGGACTCCCAGAGAGGTTCAGCAAGTGTCCCAAACTTCCTGTTCCACCCAG tAAGCCGTTGCCGGTGTTTAACCGCTGCACCCCGGTGGACGTGTCGTGCTACGCCAGGTTTGCGGAGGCTGTGGTGACGTTTGTCGGAGACAACGGCGTCCTCCACCGTCTGATCGCAGGCGTGGCCGCCAGTAAAGATGTCATCATCGGACTGTGCGTCCTCGCACTCG tcCTCTCCATGATCCTCATGGTGATCATTCGCTACATCTCCGCCGTCCTCGTCTGGATCCTTACTGCGCTGGTCGTCCTGGGATCCCTGG cGGGGACCAGCGTCCTCTGGTGGCTCTATGTCGACCACCGGCTCTACGGCAATGACACGTCCTCcaaagggaaggaggaggcaaaggaggaggtggacatCAGGAGGGACAGTGGACAGGCGCTGCTCGTctacgccgccgccgccaccgtcTTCACT gtcatcctgctgctgctgatgctctTCATGAGGAAGCGAGTGGCTCTGACCATCGCTCTGTTCCATGTGGCTGGAAAAGTCTTCATCCACCTGCCGCTCCTCACCCTGCAGCCCTTCATCACCTTCCTCGCCCTGCTGCTCTTCTGGCTCTACTGGGTCCTGGTGCTGCTCTTCCTGGGGACCACAG GGAACCCGATCCAGAACGAGGAGACAGGGCTGACAGAGTTCAGGCTGACAGGTCCTCTGCAGTACCTGACCTGGTACCACGCCGTAGGCCTCGTCTGGATCAGTGAGTTCATCCTGGCCTGTCAGCAGATGACTGTGGCCGGAGCCGTGGTCACCTACTACTTCACCAG GGACAAGAACCGGCTCCCGGTGACCCCAATCCTGTCCTCAGTCCTGAGGCTGGTCCGGTACCACCTGGGCACCGTCGCTAAAGGATCCTTCATCATCACATTGGTGAAGATCCCGCGACTCATCCTCATGTATGTCCACAACCAGCTGAAAGGAAAG GAGAACGCCTGCGCTCGCTGTTTGCTGAAAACCTGCATCTGCTGCCTGTGGTGTTTGGAGAAGTGCCTCAACTATCTCAATCAG aatgcctACGCAGCCACAGCCATCAACAGCACCAGTTTCTGTACGTCAGCACGCGACGCCTTCGTCATCCTGGTGGAAAACGCTCTGCGCGTCGCCACAATCAACGCGGTCGGAGACTTCGTGCTCTTCCTGGGGAAG ATCCTGATCGTGACGTCGACAGCGTTCGCCGGAGTCCTCCTCCTGAACTACCAGCGGGATTACGCAGAGTGGCTGCTGCCGCTCATCATCGTGtgtctcttctccttcctggTGGCTCACTGCTTCCTGTCCATCTTTGAGATCGTGGTGgacgtcctcttcctctgcttcgCCATCGACACCAAGTACAACGACGGCACTCCAGGGAAGGAGTTCTTCATGGACAAGGCTCTGATG GAGTTTGTGGAGAGCAGCCGGCGGCTGGAACGTGCTGTGGAACGTGGGCGTAGCCGGGTGAAGGAGGTGGTGTCAGAGGGGGCGGAGATGAAGCCCATGGTGAGTGACAGCAGCAGTGGAGGGGGCGCGTCGAGGCGGAGGAGCTCATTGCAAGAGGCAGCTTTGGGGGTGGGCCCAGAAGTGGGCGGCGGGGAGTGGGAGGAGCTTCAGGAGTTCCAGGTGTACTACCTGCTGGTGGGGGTGCTGGTGGACTGGGTGCTGACAGAGCAGAGCGACTTCGTCCTCTGCCTCAGCGAAGACGTAGTCTTATTCCTCTGCGTCTACCTGCCCACCTCCACCCTCTTCCTGTTCGTCAGCCTACTGCACACgccaagccccgccccctccaccaCACCTGCCATTAAACCCACCGCCGTCACCGCCAAGCACTAA
- the slc44a1b gene encoding choline transporter-like protein 1 isoform X3: MDPKRLSSGSQQQVRLRLKRTKREWRPLEDRSCTDLPWFLLFTVFCVGMGSICSFTVATGGASRLVFGYDSYGNTCGQRNEQIEGVRLSGLDHTDRKFVFFLDPCNIDIVQRKIKSMALCVSLCPTEELKTYQDLKRFAMSNGSELCSYELAGHKYPGLPERFSKCPKLPVPPSKPLPVFNRCTPVDVSCYARFAEAVVTFVGDNGVLHRLIAGVAASKDVIIGLCVLALVLSMILMVIIRYISAVLVWILTALVVLGSLAGTSVLWWLYVDHRLYGNDTSSKGKEEAKEEVDIRRDSGQALLVYAAAATVFTVILLLLMLFMRKRVALTIALFHVAGKVFIHLPLLTLQPFITFLALLLFWLYWVLVLLFLGTTGNPIQNEETGLTEFRLTGPLQYLTWYHAVGLVWISEFILACQQMTVAGAVVTYYFTRDKNRLPVTPILSSVLRLVRYHLGTVAKGSFIITLVKIPRLILMYVHNQLKGKENACARCLLKTCICCLWCLEKCLNYLNQNAYAATAINSTSFCTSARDAFVILVENALRVATINAVGDFVLFLGKILIVTSTAFAGVLLLNYQRDYAEWLLPLIIVCLFSFLVAHCFLSIFEIVVDVLFLCFAIDTKYNDGTPGKEFFMDKALMEFVESSRRLERAVERGRSRVKEVVSEGAEMKPMAPGTSSA, translated from the exons aggacAAAGAGAGAATGGAGACCGCTGGAGGACCGGAGCTGCACCGACCTGCCCTGGTTTCTGCTCTTCACCGTCTTCTGCGTCGGCATG GGCAGTATCTGCAGCTTCACCGTTGCCACAGGCGGAGCCTCTCGCCTCGTCTTCGGGTACGACAGCTACGGCAACACGTGTGGTCAACGCAACGAGCAGATCGAAGGCGTCCGGCTGAGCGGCCTCGACCACACCGACAGGAA GTTCGTCTTCTTCTTGGATCCCTGCAACATCGACATTGTCCAGAGGAAAATCAAGTCCATGGccctgtgtgtgtccctgtgtcccaccGAGGAGCTCAAGACCTACCAGGACCTCAAGAGGTTCGCCATGTCCAACG GCTCTGAACTTTGTTCCTACGAGTTAGCAGGTCACAAATATCCTGGACTCCCAGAGAGGTTCAGCAAGTGTCCCAAACTTCCTGTTCCACCCAG tAAGCCGTTGCCGGTGTTTAACCGCTGCACCCCGGTGGACGTGTCGTGCTACGCCAGGTTTGCGGAGGCTGTGGTGACGTTTGTCGGAGACAACGGCGTCCTCCACCGTCTGATCGCAGGCGTGGCCGCCAGTAAAGATGTCATCATCGGACTGTGCGTCCTCGCACTCG tcCTCTCCATGATCCTCATGGTGATCATTCGCTACATCTCCGCCGTCCTCGTCTGGATCCTTACTGCGCTGGTCGTCCTGGGATCCCTGG cGGGGACCAGCGTCCTCTGGTGGCTCTATGTCGACCACCGGCTCTACGGCAATGACACGTCCTCcaaagggaaggaggaggcaaaggaggaggtggacatCAGGAGGGACAGTGGACAGGCGCTGCTCGTctacgccgccgccgccaccgtcTTCACT gtcatcctgctgctgctgatgctctTCATGAGGAAGCGAGTGGCTCTGACCATCGCTCTGTTCCATGTGGCTGGAAAAGTCTTCATCCACCTGCCGCTCCTCACCCTGCAGCCCTTCATCACCTTCCTCGCCCTGCTGCTCTTCTGGCTCTACTGGGTCCTGGTGCTGCTCTTCCTGGGGACCACAG GGAACCCGATCCAGAACGAGGAGACAGGGCTGACAGAGTTCAGGCTGACAGGTCCTCTGCAGTACCTGACCTGGTACCACGCCGTAGGCCTCGTCTGGATCAGTGAGTTCATCCTGGCCTGTCAGCAGATGACTGTGGCCGGAGCCGTGGTCACCTACTACTTCACCAG GGACAAGAACCGGCTCCCGGTGACCCCAATCCTGTCCTCAGTCCTGAGGCTGGTCCGGTACCACCTGGGCACCGTCGCTAAAGGATCCTTCATCATCACATTGGTGAAGATCCCGCGACTCATCCTCATGTATGTCCACAACCAGCTGAAAGGAAAG GAGAACGCCTGCGCTCGCTGTTTGCTGAAAACCTGCATCTGCTGCCTGTGGTGTTTGGAGAAGTGCCTCAACTATCTCAATCAG aatgcctACGCAGCCACAGCCATCAACAGCACCAGTTTCTGTACGTCAGCACGCGACGCCTTCGTCATCCTGGTGGAAAACGCTCTGCGCGTCGCCACAATCAACGCGGTCGGAGACTTCGTGCTCTTCCTGGGGAAG ATCCTGATCGTGACGTCGACAGCGTTCGCCGGAGTCCTCCTCCTGAACTACCAGCGGGATTACGCAGAGTGGCTGCTGCCGCTCATCATCGTGtgtctcttctccttcctggTGGCTCACTGCTTCCTGTCCATCTTTGAGATCGTGGTGgacgtcctcttcctctgcttcgCCATCGACACCAAGTACAACGACGGCACTCCAGGGAAGGAGTTCTTCATGGACAAGGCTCTGATG GAGTTTGTGGAGAGCAGCCGGCGGCTGGAACGTGCTGTGGAACGTGGGCGTAGCCGGGTGAAGGAGGTGGTGTCAGAGGGGGCGGAGATGAAGCCCATG GCTCCGGGGACGAGTTCTGCTTGA
- the slc44a1b gene encoding choline transporter-like protein 1 isoform X2 produces the protein MGCCGSTERTKREWRPLEDRSCTDLPWFLLFTVFCVGMGSICSFTVATGGASRLVFGYDSYGNTCGQRNEQIEGVRLSGLDHTDRKFVFFLDPCNIDIVQRKIKSMALCVSLCPTEELKTYQDLKRFAMSNGSELCSYELAGHKYPGLPERFSKCPKLPVPPSKPLPVFNRCTPVDVSCYARFAEAVVTFVGDNGVLHRLIAGVAASKDVIIGLCVLALVLSMILMVIIRYISAVLVWILTALVVLGSLAGTSVLWWLYVDHRLYGNDTSSKGKEEAKEEVDIRRDSGQALLVYAAAATVFTVILLLLMLFMRKRVALTIALFHVAGKVFIHLPLLTLQPFITFLALLLFWLYWVLVLLFLGTTGNPIQNEETGLTEFRLTGPLQYLTWYHAVGLVWISEFILACQQMTVAGAVVTYYFTRDKNRLPVTPILSSVLRLVRYHLGTVAKGSFIITLVKIPRLILMYVHNQLKGKENACARCLLKTCICCLWCLEKCLNYLNQNAYAATAINSTSFCTSARDAFVILVENALRVATINAVGDFVLFLGKILIVTSTAFAGVLLLNYQRDYAEWLLPLIIVCLFSFLVAHCFLSIFEIVVDVLFLCFAIDTKYNDGTPGKEFFMDKALMEFVESSRRLERAVERGRSRVKEVVSEGAEMKPMVSDSSSGGGASRRRSSLQEAALGVGPEVGGGEWEELQEFQVYYLLVGVLVDWVLTEQSDFVLCLSEDVVLFLCVYLPTSTLFLFVSLLHTPSPAPSTTPAIKPTAVTAKH, from the exons ATGGGATGCTGCGGTAGTACGGAG aggacAAAGAGAGAATGGAGACCGCTGGAGGACCGGAGCTGCACCGACCTGCCCTGGTTTCTGCTCTTCACCGTCTTCTGCGTCGGCATG GGCAGTATCTGCAGCTTCACCGTTGCCACAGGCGGAGCCTCTCGCCTCGTCTTCGGGTACGACAGCTACGGCAACACGTGTGGTCAACGCAACGAGCAGATCGAAGGCGTCCGGCTGAGCGGCCTCGACCACACCGACAGGAA GTTCGTCTTCTTCTTGGATCCCTGCAACATCGACATTGTCCAGAGGAAAATCAAGTCCATGGccctgtgtgtgtccctgtgtcccaccGAGGAGCTCAAGACCTACCAGGACCTCAAGAGGTTCGCCATGTCCAACG GCTCTGAACTTTGTTCCTACGAGTTAGCAGGTCACAAATATCCTGGACTCCCAGAGAGGTTCAGCAAGTGTCCCAAACTTCCTGTTCCACCCAG tAAGCCGTTGCCGGTGTTTAACCGCTGCACCCCGGTGGACGTGTCGTGCTACGCCAGGTTTGCGGAGGCTGTGGTGACGTTTGTCGGAGACAACGGCGTCCTCCACCGTCTGATCGCAGGCGTGGCCGCCAGTAAAGATGTCATCATCGGACTGTGCGTCCTCGCACTCG tcCTCTCCATGATCCTCATGGTGATCATTCGCTACATCTCCGCCGTCCTCGTCTGGATCCTTACTGCGCTGGTCGTCCTGGGATCCCTGG cGGGGACCAGCGTCCTCTGGTGGCTCTATGTCGACCACCGGCTCTACGGCAATGACACGTCCTCcaaagggaaggaggaggcaaaggaggaggtggacatCAGGAGGGACAGTGGACAGGCGCTGCTCGTctacgccgccgccgccaccgtcTTCACT gtcatcctgctgctgctgatgctctTCATGAGGAAGCGAGTGGCTCTGACCATCGCTCTGTTCCATGTGGCTGGAAAAGTCTTCATCCACCTGCCGCTCCTCACCCTGCAGCCCTTCATCACCTTCCTCGCCCTGCTGCTCTTCTGGCTCTACTGGGTCCTGGTGCTGCTCTTCCTGGGGACCACAG GGAACCCGATCCAGAACGAGGAGACAGGGCTGACAGAGTTCAGGCTGACAGGTCCTCTGCAGTACCTGACCTGGTACCACGCCGTAGGCCTCGTCTGGATCAGTGAGTTCATCCTGGCCTGTCAGCAGATGACTGTGGCCGGAGCCGTGGTCACCTACTACTTCACCAG GGACAAGAACCGGCTCCCGGTGACCCCAATCCTGTCCTCAGTCCTGAGGCTGGTCCGGTACCACCTGGGCACCGTCGCTAAAGGATCCTTCATCATCACATTGGTGAAGATCCCGCGACTCATCCTCATGTATGTCCACAACCAGCTGAAAGGAAAG GAGAACGCCTGCGCTCGCTGTTTGCTGAAAACCTGCATCTGCTGCCTGTGGTGTTTGGAGAAGTGCCTCAACTATCTCAATCAG aatgcctACGCAGCCACAGCCATCAACAGCACCAGTTTCTGTACGTCAGCACGCGACGCCTTCGTCATCCTGGTGGAAAACGCTCTGCGCGTCGCCACAATCAACGCGGTCGGAGACTTCGTGCTCTTCCTGGGGAAG ATCCTGATCGTGACGTCGACAGCGTTCGCCGGAGTCCTCCTCCTGAACTACCAGCGGGATTACGCAGAGTGGCTGCTGCCGCTCATCATCGTGtgtctcttctccttcctggTGGCTCACTGCTTCCTGTCCATCTTTGAGATCGTGGTGgacgtcctcttcctctgcttcgCCATCGACACCAAGTACAACGACGGCACTCCAGGGAAGGAGTTCTTCATGGACAAGGCTCTGATG GAGTTTGTGGAGAGCAGCCGGCGGCTGGAACGTGCTGTGGAACGTGGGCGTAGCCGGGTGAAGGAGGTGGTGTCAGAGGGGGCGGAGATGAAGCCCATGGTGAGTGACAGCAGCAGTGGAGGGGGCGCGTCGAGGCGGAGGAGCTCATTGCAAGAGGCAGCTTTGGGGGTGGGCCCAGAAGTGGGCGGCGGGGAGTGGGAGGAGCTTCAGGAGTTCCAGGTGTACTACCTGCTGGTGGGGGTGCTGGTGGACTGGGTGCTGACAGAGCAGAGCGACTTCGTCCTCTGCCTCAGCGAAGACGTAGTCTTATTCCTCTGCGTCTACCTGCCCACCTCCACCCTCTTCCTGTTCGTCAGCCTACTGCACACgccaagccccgccccctccaccaCACCTGCCATTAAACCCACCGCCGTCACCGCCAAGCACTAA